Genomic DNA from Paenibacillus sp. KS-LC4:
CTCTACATGAGCGCGGGCTGCCAGGCTTCGCAGTGCCTGCTCTAGCGGCTCTGCATGCTCAAGACGGTGCTTAACAATTTGAAACTCCAGCAGCAGCTCCGTTCTGGGATCAGGATAAAGCAGCTTTAAATCATCCAACGTCGCAATAAAGGCATTTTCCACCGATCTTCCTGCCGCAAGACAGGAGGTCAGCGAATAAAGCGCCTCCTTGAATTGCAGCTTCAACCGCTCCTTGCGACGCGAAATTAATGAAGCCTTGTAATAACGCGGTGCACATAATCCCAATCCGGCTGCGATGAGACAAACTAGAAGGGAATGGTACACCGTAAACAGAGCAGTAAAAACAGCGGCGCAGCCGATAGTCGCTGCCACTGTGAACTCGCGATAAGACAGCACATACCTATCATAATTCGTTAAATATCCGGTCTTGGCTGGCTGCCAGCTGGCATTACACCCGTTCCTGTCTTCACCTTCACCTCTGTCACCTTCGTGCTCAAGGCCGCACCAGGAGAGCGCTCTACCTAGCAGCCGTTGCCCGACTATCCTTGCGTCCGCGGCTTTCTTAGCTTTATTCACTTTCTCGACTTTCTCCGCTTTCTCCACTTTATCCACTTTCATGACACTGCTTAGTCTTTTCAAAACGCTCCTCCTCCAGTGTTAGACCTGCCATTTGCAGCTTATCCCGATGAAGAAGTGAATGTACGGTACGCTTTAAAGCTCCTACTACCTTGCCGTTCTTCTCCCCCTTCTCTTCAAAACGGAACAGGGGGCGAAGCTCGATTTCCCCACCATCTATGCCGGTAATTTCAGCTATTTCCGTTACACGGCGCGTACGGTCGCGAAACCGCGATAGATGAATGACAATGTCCAATGCGGAGACGATTTGCTGCCGAATGACCTGAACGGGCAAATCAGCTGCCCCAAGCGCCATCGTCTCAAGCCTTGCCATCATGTCGCGCGCACCGTTGCTATGACCAGTGGACATGCCTGAATGTCCGGTGTTCATCGCTTGCAGCATATCCAGTGTTTCCGCTCCTCTTACCTCGCCGACGATGATTCGATTAGGGCGCATCCGCAGCGATGCGCGAATGAGATCGCGAACCGTAATTTCACCTTTGCCCTCGGTGTTGGCATTACGCGTCTCCAGCGATACTAGATTGGCCACGCTGCGAATTTGCAGTTCAGCAGAATCCTCAATGGTTACAACTCGCTCATCAGCAGGAATAAACTGGGACAAGGCATTCAGGAAGGTTGTCTTGCCAGTCCCTGTCCCACCGCTAATAAAAATATTGTATTG
This window encodes:
- a CDS encoding CpaF family protein, whose amino-acid sequence is MLTDELVLALRNQIRSQLDFSGAVTDEELTRSVEQAVFDYCNSGSPLTAAEKVQLVRRLFHSFRGLDILQPLMDDQAVTEIMINHHGEIFIERSGTMTKLPAVFESKERLEDLIQSVVAGVNRVVNESSPIVDARLKDGSRVHVVLPPVALRGPAMTIRKFPERPMTMELLVATGALTAEAAVFLQQLTAAQYNIFISGGTGTGKTTFLNALSQFIPADERVVTIEDSAELQIRSVANLVSLETRNANTEGKGEITVRDLIRASLRMRPNRIIVGEVRGAETLDMLQAMNTGHSGMSTGHSNGARDMMARLETMALGAADLPVQVIRQQIVSALDIVIHLSRFRDRTRRVTEIAEITGIDGGEIELRPLFRFEEKGEKNGKVVGALKRTVHSLLHRDKLQMAGLTLEEERFEKTKQCHESG
- a CDS encoding type II secretion system F family protein, with product MKRLSSVMKVDKVEKAEKVEKVNKAKKAADARIVGQRLLGRALSWCGLEHEGDRGEGEDRNGCNASWQPAKTGYLTNYDRYVLSYREFTVAATIGCAAVFTALFTVYHSLLVCLIAAGLGLCAPRYYKASLISRRKERLKLQFKEALYSLTSCLAAGRSVENAFIATLDDLKLLYPDPRTELLLEFQIVKHRLEHAEPLEQALRSLAARAHVEDIEQFVDVFAACKRTGGDLVEVMKRTAQTIGEKLEIQQDIMVLLAQKRFEARIMMAIPFIFLGFLNLVAPDYMAPLYGGMGYLLLTIGLGALLVCFWFIHKIMSIRV